The region ATGAGAGCAGGTTTGTAGGAAGTTTTATTGAACTCTGGGGGACATCTGAGGATCATGCTTTTCTTGAGTTGTTCTCTATTTCAGGCTCCCATTTGTAATATGTAATAATACAGACCAACCTTAGAGTCCTGGGAAAATATATATGAAGCACTTTCAACACTCCAGAATGATAGTTAAGTACTAATTGCTTTTGTGTTTATTATGCATATTGTTATTAATTGCTTATTGTGTTTATTATACAAATGCTTCATACTTTAATATAACAATGCATCCTGTATTATTCTTTGCACCTTCAGTCTTATAGTCAGCCACTACAAGTGAAGCTGTCCGTGGAACTACTTCCAAATAAGTGATTACAGTACTGAGGCCTTCCccaattttcttttctgcttgctGATTAGAGTCTATAGGAACACTTACAAAATGTTAAGTAAGGAACTATGCCAGACTGAGCCCTGGAGATTCTGTGAGTTTGATCCTATGCTGAATTAGGCATAGGATTAAGGGTTAAGGAtggcactaaggctgcaatcttatccacactttcctgggagtaagctgcatttaCTGTACTACTTCTTAGTATATGTGCATAGGACTTTAAGaatctaagggcacaagcctaaccaggtctactcagaagtaagttctattttgttaaatgtggcttactctcaggaaagtgtggttaggattgcagtgtaagaaTCAAATCTTCAGTGAGAACTACACTGGGGACCAGTCCCGACTAGCCTGAACATAAAAAAAGGTGAGGAAAGGAGATTACATAGATAGATATATAGTCCAATTAGTTGAGAGCAACTGGCTTATGCACattacagcacaatactatgtACACTCTGAAGAAAGCCCTACAAATTTCTTATCCCTGGTAAGTATGCCTAGccataggctacaatcctttgcacacttgtGAGGAAGTCCTCTTGTATGCAGAGAGACATACTTCTCAATAGACATGTGAAGAATTGTGTAGTACTGCTGCatttctgtgcacacttacttgggaataaaatCTACTGGACACAGgggatttacttttgaataaTCATGCAAAGGATTATCCTGTTAACCCAACATAAGATCAGGCAGCTTGGTGGAAGCCTCCTGTTGTTTTATCAGAAAGGGCTATTAAATTTGCCAcaggtgtgttggggaggggactGCTGATGGTGTTTTTCTTCCAATTGTGCTTCTTAAGACAGGGGAATAGCATGGCTAGTTAGTTCTTTGCTGGGCTGTCttcagatgcagcagcagcatggaaCCTTGGCTTGGGGCTAGCTACAAGAAGGGTGGAATGACCTAGCTTTATAGGGGTTGTACTTAGGAATGGAGAAAAAGACAATTTGAAGGGATATTTGGTCTATAGGGTGTGGAAGGGTGTGGAAAGTAGGTGAGGGTTTAGGTTGCAGGTGCTTGGTGTTTAGTTAGCTTGGTTGAGACTGGCCCATAATTAAAAGGGCTTTTTTGATATTTCCTGACTCTCTTGGTTCCTGAAGAGGTGTGTATGTTTATGTTTCCTTAAAGGAAGTacttttttttacatcttttcctGTCCCCTGCTTTCTATACTTGTATGAAGTTAACTTCTAGCCCTACTAGTAGGGCTATGTGACACATTCTGAGTAGGCTGTTTTCATACATAACTATAGTTTATTTTTTAATCCCTATGATAGTGGTATTAGTTTTAGAGTAATGGTCAGTTATTCTGTAGTTATAGAGTTGTTGGTGAAAAGGGTTTTGTCTTGTATTGGGCTAAGAAGAGACACAAGCTCCTTGCTTAACAAAAGATGGTGGTATTTACTGACATAGCTTTGTCCTCCTTGTAAGTAGTTACATTGGGAATATAGTATGTAGGTAAATGGTGTCTGTAGTGTGCTAGACATATGTACTTGGGCCTAAGATCTACTGGACCGAATAGGACTTAGCTCTGAGTAAATATGTGTTGTGTTGGTCTGAGTAGGGTATGGAGAGCTCATTTCAGTTTCTTTACATGCTGTGGATAAAATAGCTGTAGGGAAGTAGTAACCTGGCAATGCTGAAGCCTTTCCTTGAACAATTTGTAGGTAACCGGGGAGTCTTGTGTTTGCAGCTAGTAAGATGGAAAGAGTGTTTATGTGACTAGAAACCATCTGTGTTAAATCTTTTATTATGTGCTGTCCTGACTCCGTGAGAAAGGTGTCCTATAACATGTAATATATATCCAGGGtttattaatttatataataAAGGCTATAACTTTAAAATATGAGATCAATGAGACTTTAGAACATGGCTTCTCAAAATCTGATATTGGGATCATTTCCCAGTTGAATATATAATATCTGAGTGTTGTGGAGATCAGCCTGCTGGTTGAATTTGCTCATTTGAAGTGAAGGGTGTACCTTTCTCGTATGCTGTAAGGTCATTGAGGTGTCTGGCAGGAGGCAAAAAAATCATTCTGAAGTCCTTCCAGTTCAAgtaaaaggaacaaaaaatgaTATGGGAGGTATATCTAGAAGAGTTACACCTTGGTAGGCAGGCCTGGGTTTGCATCTAGGGTGTAGACTAGTTTGACAAAAGTGTTTTCCATGTCTAAAATAGTACTTGATAATCTTATCTGTTTCTACCTCAGAAAATGAACAATTCCCCAACTCCCGAAAGTGGACCTTATTCCACAAACCAAAGACCCTTTTTTTATGCACGAGCAACGGCACAACAACCATTCCCTAATCCATGGTTCCTTGGCCCCATGTACAACCCATACAGTATGCCTACAACAGGTAAGGAGTGTTACAACAGGTAACACTATAAATGGCAGAGTAAAACTTGTGAATTTGGTCACTAATGTTATACTAATCTGGTCTTGATGTTTATTTCAGAACAGGAATTAATGTTTAACTTGGCTTTCAAATTGGTAGGGGCTGTTAAGGGTGCTTATACAGCTTTTCCACTAAACAAGTTTACATGGCAGTAAGAAGATGGCTTCCtattccaaaagggctcataTCTAGAAAGAAACACAAAGATGGTACCAGCAGCATCTCTGGGAGAAGGCTGTTGTATGAGGATGAACGGAAATGGTTAATCTCAGCCACTTAATATAAGGCATGCCTGTTTGTCTGGATAGTAGGGATAAGAAGCTCAGAGTGGCACATGTGATTCTTCTCTCTCCCAGTCTTATTCTTgcagcaaccctgtaaggcaggtaAATAAATGGCCCAAGAAAATCTGTTGAACTTCATGAACTTCACATcctcacttggtctccatattcTGAATAGGGAGATTGCCTAAACACCATACCACACTTGGTCTGTGCTCCTAATATAGCTGTATAATAGTAGATTCTACAGAGATTTGGCATTGACCACGGTTGCTGCATCTTCTGCCAAGGGTCCTGCTGATTCATCTGCATGGCACCAGAAGTGTAGTGGTTGGCTCTTTCAGAAGCCTGGAGATAAGAAAAGGATATGCTTTGCCTATTTAACTTCTGTATGTTCTGTAGATGTTGAAGAGGAAGGCTGCTATCAGAAAAgtttgctccagagtttcttatGTTGCATAATAGGTTTCTTTATGACCCAATGTCTGATCTCAAAATACATTCCCACTTCTAAGTTTAGTtgcactgtgtttttttttaaaaataagctgaAAACAAGTTCAAGTATGGCTGATAGGAGTTGCTTCCAAATGTGTTTAGGATCTGGGTGCTCATAGTGCAGCCATGATCCTCATAAGAGAAAACAAACATTAATGCTAGCCTTCAATAAAAAAATCAATCCTCTAACTTGGCAGGCAATTTAACAAACAGTTGTATTGAAACCATATATGGCTCTCCTGTCTTCCAAATAGCAGTGTCAGGGTTGGTCATAATGTTGGGCAGAGTGAACCTGTCACCATGGGCAGTGAATAATGAGAACCACTTAAAATGGTATTGGCTTTCGCTATGAGGAGGActccatttggattttctgcctctGGTGCAAAAATGTGTTTGGGTGGGGCAGGCCAAGTGTCTCTCTAAAGTTGCTGAATTGGTGGTTCACAGTATTAGCAGTGATGTAACTATGCCATCTTGTAACCAGGGCAAAAAAATTTAACAATTCCCccaagaagcacttccagtttttgctaaaaccagaagtgtgtttCTAAGGCTTCCAGGACTTGTAAGGCCTTTTGAGGCTCAAAAAGGCACCCCCTGATGCCCTCCCGGTATGGCACCCAGAAAAATTGCCCCACCCCCCTTGGCTACACTACTATTAGGTAGATCCTAGATAAGAGGATTTTACCTAGGACAAGAATGGGAGCTAATTTTGCATTCTCTTCTTTCATCCTCGCTGGTGCTACCTAGTCCTAGTGAGGTGAACTTGCTTTCTAGTGAGTTTCAACTTGTAGCTTATTAGGCTATCCTCTCGACAAATGAATATGGAGTCTCCCTAGTATCTTCTTTTCAGTGCAAGGAGAAAATTTCCAAATCAGAATCTTGCATACCATCTTGTTGAAAGGCCAAATAAGGAATAGGCCCTGTATGGGATAATGATGAGGCTGCCCTAAACAAACTTCATTACACCCCCATGCCACTCTTGTGTTTTCCATTCCACTACAGATGAAGTTCTAGTACCTTGGCTTTTTTCAGAATGCCAACAAAGAAGGAAAGTAACATGATCTAGCTGCTAAACCAAGGGTGTTGAatgtaaggcccatgggccagatgtggcgCCCAGAAGCTCATACTGTTGAGGCTCTAGGAAAaagagaaggaggcctcagaaggcaaggaatgctaaaGAGGAAGGGACAGACCATGAGGGGTGAGAGAATGAGATGCCGCTGatgtgctgggagagtccagtttTCATGCAGGtagccctttcagcagcaacacttctgccaaggcttcaCTTTGCAgactacctctcagctgctgagctgtgaagtaacactgtgggagaagcagcactgctgaaagggtaacctGCATGATTATTGAggtctcccataccttgaaaatttgatcaagatttgcagaGTTTtgcctgtcatttgcagttaatgcattttcctgtgagaacaaagtgcttattttttggccACCATCTGGTTAATGAAATAAATTATtactgaatgatgtcacttctggccctcagcaggtgctgtgaatgctgtttggcccactgtaagaaatgagtttgatatcctTGTGCTAAACAATACATCAAAACTTTTGTTGTTAATGATGACATTATGGAGTAGTCTAGATTAGCAGGTATGAAAGACTTGTCTGCTCAAGAGTAGATGGCATATTGTGTAATATATATTGAGACTTTATTCTGTAAAATGTTCTAGCTTGGGGAAAATAACTTGTTTCTGTTCTTGATGCTTCTAGGCTTCAGAAGTGGGAATCCATATTATCCATTTTATTCTATTCCTTTCCATGAATACTCTGGATATCTTGTTCAACAGCCTCCCATGCATATGAGAGTTAACAGAAGACCTTATTTTAATGGTCACCCACCCTCGCCTATGTTTTATCAAGCTACAAGGTTCAGGCACTATAGCCCTGGGAAACGAACAGAGACCAAAGAAACACAAACAGATCCTAAGCAGCTTGAAAATAAGCAAAAAAAGCATCAAGATTATGGTATAGAAACAAAAGGCCGTGATGCTGCAAATGTGACCTGTCTCTCCTCAATTGGTAAAGGAGCTGAAAGCACCATGGAAAAGTCAGATAGGACTGTATCGCCTACTGTTCCAGAGAGAGAATTTCCCAAGAACTCGGCAGGTTCTGTACAGTTTCGAAGCCTTCCTCCACCAGGCTATGCCTTTGAGAAAGAGGAAGTCAGAATAGAATATGGTAATGGTGGTGCCCCTGCCATTCAGCTGTGGAAGTCCGTCAAAGAAACAATTCCTCTATATGATGTAGCAAAGAAACCAGTCCCAGAGAACGTAATACAAAGAGATGTGTTTGCTCTGAGTGCCTGTGAAGGAATTGTATATGGGCCTCATAAACAGGGAGAGATGGTGCCAAGTATTCCTTATTTGGAGGAGCAAAAGGCTCTTGATGTGCAGAAGAAAGAGCAATTGTCAAGAGCAAGTTTGGATTCAGAAAAACAAGCTAGCCATAGAGTAAAGTCTCCTCTAGATGAAGCCAAATCAGCCCAGCTAGCTGAACCAACTAGACCTGACCAGTTGGGGGTGAGACAGGACGCACAGATGTCCAAAAGATCTTCTGGCTTTAAGAGTGGCCCCACAGCTCCTCAAGATATGTCAAACCTTGTTCAGCAAAGAGAATATTTTCCATCCGGCATGGAAATAACAAATGACTCTTCCTTCCCTCAGAAGCATGAGATGACCAACGAACATCAGATGAGTGCAGAAAGCCTGTGGTGTGATGAATCTGAGAAATATATTCCTCCTGATAGCTGGCTGGCTTGTTTAGACAACATGGATGCTAACTATAACTACAACATGTATTTGTCCCAAAGAAAACGTCCAAGTGTACTCAGTCTCACCTCTGATGAGATGTCTTCAGTAGACGAAGCATCAGTAACTGACAAGGCACCAGCGTCTTATTTTGTCCCTGACTACGTGCTTCAGAAAAATATGTATACCTTTAAGAAAAGCATGGAAGGCTTGGAAAGAGAGAAAATCAAAAGTGGAGGCTCACTCAATGAAGATGAAGTGATGGGAAGTGAGCAGCCCTATGCTAGCAATAGCCAGAACTTGAAGAGTTGTTCAAGAGTCAAGATTAAAGATATTTCTAGTCGTGGTAGAAAGCTAGGTATTCTCCCCAAGTCATCCAGCAAGAAGCTATACTCAAGGAAAGCTTCCAAGAGTTTATCTCCATCAGAAGCTGAGGAGTCTGATGAATACTGGGTGAAAGAACAGGaggatgatgaagatgaagagGAATACTTGATCCAAGAAGTTGATCCTTATGGAACCATGTCTCCTAGCAAAAGTGGCCTCTACCGGCAGATTGGTCAGCAGGTGTTCTGGAGAATACCTAAAAATGCAATGCCAGCACAATTCATTAGTTTGCCCGTACAAGAGAAACTAAAAACATCCAGTCCAACTACTAAACTGAAGGGGCAAGAACAAGATGAAGATCTCTGTAGTGACTACAACTTTTGTCGAAAGAGGCCTCCAATGCAACTAGAAGTCCTTGAGCATAGAAAAATTCCACAAAAATTTTCAGGTAAGGACTAGAAGTGAGTAACTCAAAACAAAATCTAGGATAGTAGTTTTTTTCTTTAGCggactgtggcccaaatcctaacccactttccagcactggcatagcggtgccaatggggcgtgtgctgcatcctgcagttggggggcactcacagaggtctcctcaaagtaatggaatgtttgtttctttacctaggagctgcattgcccttatgtcactgctggaaagtgggttaggatggcaccctaTGTTGGTTATCCTTAAGCCTGCGTGTTGAAATTGCTTTTGAGGTAGGTTGGCTGAATGTTCAAGCTCCTGCAGTTAATACTGCATCAGTGTTTAGCACACCCTTCCCACTGATCACTATTTTTATAGTTCTAACACAACAATTCATGTCACAGCTTTTTTTGAAACTTGAAATAGGCCTATACCAAATGTATTTGAACTTGGATTGTATCCTAGAGTTGCATGTGTTGTCCAGGTAGCATTGCTGCAAGTCCGTGTTCACATTACCTGGTTCTGCAGTTAATATGGTGgagaaaagaaacaggaaaatgGATGCAATGTAAAGTTCAAAATCTAATGGTCCAAAATTAGACCAGTTATAGCATAGTTTCTcagactatgggttgggacccactaggtaggtcacaagccaatttcaggtgcgttcccattcatttcaatattttatttttactgtattagacctgatgctaccatggtatgtgactgcatttggggaaattttacagacctgtacttttaacaagccactatgtatattcttttaacaatgatcgtcaataggacttaatcctgggtaggattgcagcctaggattgttaaaaaaatttcttgtttgtcgcttctggtcatgacatcacttcctgtgggtcccgacagattctcattctcaaaagtgggtcccagtgttaaatgtgtgagaaccactgagctatagaaCTTAGTCCTAAAGTTAAACCATCCTGAATGCTAGAAATTTGACtccttatttattattttccacatttttatatggcccttcctctaaagagctcagggcagtgttcCTTTTGTCCTtggaacaaccctgtgaggtgggtgaggctgagagaaagtgtctggtgcaaggtcacccaggaagcttcatggctgaggggggatttgaacctggatcttccaggtctaagtccacctctcaaagCACTACACTACCTTGCTCTCTTTAGTTAGGGGTGTAACAGCATAATATGTATTTGACTGGGATTTTATCTTGTGTTTTGGCCAGGAAGGCTACAAAAGGAAGATGGGGAGATGGCGGCAGATGAATACTGGATGAAAAGTGGTGCTAAGCCAAAGTTTACTAGCCTGATACATGGTGGCTTCTTGCCCATAACTAAAAGCAGGGAGAAAGGTATGGTTCAGACTGGTCTATCTTCAGGAATACTTGAAGATACCAGGGGTCTTACCCATCCCGGCAAAAACTTATTGTGGTTATTTTGTTCTCCCTTCTCAAGGAAGGAATACTTGTGAGAGACCTGCAGCCAGCCATGAGCCCCAAGCTATTCTAATTGTATAATGCATGTGGCCAATACCTTATTTTGAGTGAACATTTACTGTATTTTAAGCAATTGTCCAATATTCATAAAGTATGAGTTAGTAGAAATCTTTACACGTTCAAACACATTcacctagcacagtgtttctcaaactggtgggttgcgagccaatttcaggtgggtccccattcatttcaatattttatttttaatctattagacttgatgctaccatagtatgtgactgcatctggggaaatgttagacctgtactttaaacaagctactatatgcttttaacaatgacagtaaatgggacttactcctgggtaagtgtgggtaagattgcagcctcgaattgttaaaaaattttcctgcttgatgatgtcacttctggtcatgacatcacttccagcgggtcctgacagattctcattct is a window of Tiliqua scincoides isolate rTilSci1 chromosome 5, rTilSci1.hap2, whole genome shotgun sequence DNA encoding:
- the LOC136652254 gene encoding uncharacterized protein; amino-acid sequence: MNNSPTPESGPYSTNQRPFFYARATAQQPFPNPWFLGPMYNPYSMPTTGFRSGNPYYPFYSIPFHEYSGYLVQQPPMHMRVNRRPYFNGHPPSPMFYQATRFRHYSPGKRTETKETQTDPKQLENKQKKHQDYGIETKGRDAANVTCLSSIGKGAESTMEKSDRTVSPTVPEREFPKNSAGSVQFRSLPPPGYAFEKEEVRIEYGNGGAPAIQLWKSVKETIPLYDVAKKPVPENVIQRDVFALSACEGIVYGPHKQGEMVPSIPYLEEQKALDVQKKEQLSRASLDSEKQASHRVKSPLDEAKSAQLAEPTRPDQLGVRQDAQMSKRSSGFKSGPTAPQDMSNLVQQREYFPSGMEITNDSSFPQKHEMTNEHQMSAESLWCDESEKYIPPDSWLACLDNMDANYNYNMYLSQRKRPSVLSLTSDEMSSVDEASVTDKAPASYFVPDYVLQKNMYTFKKSMEGLEREKIKSGGSLNEDEVMGSEQPYASNSQNLKSCSRVKIKDISSRGRKLGILPKSSSKKLYSRKASKSLSPSEAEESDEYWVKEQEDDEDEEEYLIQEVDPYGTMSPSKSGLYRQIGQQVFWRIPKNAMPAQFISLPVQEKLKTSSPTTKLKGQEQDEDLCSDYNFCRKRPPMQLEVLEHRKIPQKFSGRLQKEDGEMAADEYWMKSGAKPKFTSLIHGGFLPITKSREKDHLPVDMLKKVRKPPHKRRDTRHDAEEYEEWEKPKTTQHKVLDGKEVYRAPKSPILVDLIWFHELQADLKLDQV